From a region of the Sinorhizobium sp. B11 genome:
- a CDS encoding LpxI family protein — protein MASVGDTAEGRLAIIAGGGLLPSYVAEAARSAGENPVIVVLKDEGDRRWDGFDHATIGIGDFAALDRLFKKYRIDRVVMSGSVRRRPEWREVRPTLRILRKVPSAIRTLLSGGDDTVLQMVIKLIEGEGLRVVGAHEIAPDLLATVGPLGAIVPGDDDRRDIARAGEAAEALGRLDIGQGAVSIGGRVVAMEGLEGTDGMLERVAALRAAGRISPRRRGVLVKLCKPQQDIRADLPAIGVSTILNAKTAGLAGVAIEAGRSLVLDRDALIKAADENGLFVCGIDKGLPGWGLQ, from the coding sequence GTGGCTTCTGTTGGTGACACCGCTGAAGGGCGGCTGGCGATTATTGCCGGCGGCGGCCTCCTGCCGTCCTATGTCGCCGAGGCCGCACGTTCTGCCGGCGAAAACCCTGTCATCGTGGTCCTGAAGGATGAGGGCGACCGTCGCTGGGACGGCTTCGACCATGCCACGATCGGTATCGGTGATTTCGCTGCCCTGGATAGGCTCTTCAAGAAATATCGCATTGACCGCGTCGTCATGTCGGGCAGCGTGCGCCGTCGGCCGGAATGGCGTGAGGTGCGGCCGACACTGCGCATACTGCGCAAGGTTCCCTCGGCCATCCGCACGCTTCTGTCTGGTGGAGACGACACGGTTCTGCAGATGGTCATCAAGCTGATCGAAGGCGAGGGATTGCGCGTGGTCGGCGCGCACGAGATTGCGCCCGATCTTCTGGCAACTGTCGGCCCTCTCGGCGCTATTGTGCCTGGCGATGACGATCGGCGCGATATCGCTCGTGCTGGCGAGGCGGCGGAGGCACTTGGCCGTCTGGACATCGGGCAGGGCGCTGTGTCGATCGGCGGTCGTGTTGTCGCGATGGAGGGGCTGGAGGGCACGGACGGCATGCTCGAGCGCGTGGCAGCTCTTAGGGCCGCGGGCCGTATTTCGCCGCGTCGCCGCGGTGTGCTCGTCAAGCTCTGCAAGCCGCAGCAGGATATCCGCGCCGATCTGCCTGCGATTGGCGTTTCCACTATTCTCAACGCCAAGACTGCTGGCCTTGCGGGAGTCGCGATCGAGGCTGGACGATCTCTGGTGCTGGATCGTGACGCACTTATCAAGGCAGCAGACGAGAACGGTCTTTTTGTCTGCGGTATCGACAAGGGGTTGCCGGGATGGGGGCTTCAATGA
- the lpxA gene encoding acyl-ACP--UDP-N-acetylglucosamine O-acyltransferase: MSMIAESARIHPMAVVEDGATVGEGVVVGPFCHVGPKVTLQDNVELISHVVVLGLTTVGAGTRIFPSAVIGGDSQSARHSHVDTTLIIGRNCTIREGVTMNTGTVEHGGSTVIGDNSLFLAYSHVAHDCRVGNHVIMSNNVMLAGHVAIGDHAIISGGAAVHQFTRVGKYAFVGGLSAVSYDVIPYGMLNGNPGILSGLNVVGMTRAGVDRAVIHTVRRAYKAIFEGPGSIRENAAQIRDEYANCEQVVEILDFIAAESDRALSSPSRGQKG; encoded by the coding sequence ATGAGCATGATTGCCGAAAGCGCCAGAATTCATCCCATGGCCGTTGTCGAGGACGGTGCCACGGTCGGTGAAGGCGTGGTGGTCGGCCCTTTTTGCCATGTTGGCCCCAAGGTCACGCTTCAAGACAATGTTGAACTGATCAGCCATGTGGTTGTTCTCGGTCTGACGACCGTTGGTGCCGGTACGCGTATATTTCCTTCGGCCGTCATCGGCGGAGACTCCCAGAGTGCCCGTCACAGTCACGTTGATACGACCTTGATCATCGGCCGCAACTGCACCATTCGCGAAGGCGTCACGATGAACACCGGCACCGTCGAGCATGGCGGTTCGACTGTCATCGGCGACAACAGCCTTTTTCTCGCCTATTCGCATGTCGCGCATGATTGCCGGGTCGGCAACCATGTCATCATGTCCAACAACGTCATGCTGGCTGGCCACGTTGCGATCGGCGATCACGCAATCATCAGCGGTGGCGCGGCTGTGCACCAGTTCACCCGTGTCGGCAAATACGCCTTTGTCGGCGGTCTGTCCGCCGTGAGTTACGATGTCATTCCCTACGGTATGCTGAATGGCAATCCGGGCATCCTGAGCGGCCTCAACGTCGTCGGCATGACACGCGCCGGCGTTGATCGCGCTGTCATTCATACCGTTCGCCGTGCCTACAAGGCGATCTTCGAGGGTCCCGGCTCGATCCGCGAGAATGCCGCCCAAATTCGTGACGAATATGCCAATTGCGAGCAGGTGGTCGAGATCCTCGATTTCATCGCGGCCGAGAGTGATCGCGCGCTGTCTTCGCCGAGCCGGGGACAGAAGGGCTGA